A window of Desulfobulbus oralis genomic DNA:
CGAAATGCTGGTCGCGCAGTCTCCGGCTCCTGGGCCGGAAGGTATGATCGGCCATTTCCTTCTGAACCACGCGGGCAAAGAGCCTGGCCATCTTCATGTTCTGCGGCTCGTCGGCGTAAAAGCTGGTCCAGGCGTAATCCAGCAGCTCCTGCAGGCGCTCCGCGCTCATGTGCTTCGGCTGATACACCACCTGGTCTGCCGTGTAGCGACTCCAGTCATAGGTCAGAATGCGCCCCTGCCGGTGCAGTTCGTCAAAGGCCCTGGTGTGTGGAAAAGGCGTGAGTACCGTGAATTCAGCCAGATCAAGATCGATTTCCAGAAGAAAATCGATCAGCCGCTTGATGAAATCCTCGTCGTGGTTGTCCAGACCCAGAAGAATCGTGCCCTCCACGCCGATGCCATGGTCGTGGTAGCGCCTGATCCGCTCCCTGATGTAGTCCGAGGTGTCGAAGACCGCCTGATACACGTACCAGGCCCCGGCCCGCGCCGCCAGATCCAGCACCTCGGGCTTGTCCTCGATCGGGTGGGAGCACCACTTTTTCTTGAGCGGAATCATCTCGCGGAACAGATCCAGTTCCCATTCCGTGCTCTGCGCCAGGGAATTGTCCACGATGAAGAGCCTGTTGTTGTCGATGGCCGCCATTTCGGCAATGGCCTTGTCAATGGGCCGGGGCCGGAATCTGCGGCCGCCCAGATAGGCCACGGCGCAGGGATAGCAGTGAAAGCGGCAGCCGCGGGAGGCGTGCACCAGATCCACCATCTGCACGCCGCGGTAATTGTAGAGGTCACGCTTCAAAAGGTCGCGCCGGGCCGTGCCCACGAGGGCGATGTCAGGCTGCTGGTCGAGATGGTTGTACACCGGCTTGAGCGCGCCTTTTCTGAAATCGGCCAGCACCTCTTCCATGCGGCCCTCGGCCTCGCCCAGAAAAACCGTGCCGTGCGCCATGCACTCTTCCGCGTGCAGCATGGTGGCAATGCCGCCGAACATGACCCTGACCCCGCGCTTCCGGTACTCGTCGGCAATGGCCCAGCCCCGCTGCACCTGCACGGTCAGCATCATGCTGATGCCCACAAAATCCGTGGCCGCGTCAAAGTCGATGGCCTCCAGATTCTCGTCGATAAAGGTGACATCCACATAGTCGGGCAGGGCTGCGGCAAAGACCACCGGGCCGTGCGGCGGCAGGTGGAATTCGGTCTGGCGGCCCAGTTTGTGCCACTTGGGGTAAATCAGGGTGAAACGCATGCTATTGCCGATCCAGGCGCTGGGCGGAGATGAGCCGCAGATTCAGGGTGTAGCCGCTGCTGCCCGGCGCGATCAGCTCCAACTGCGAGGGCATGAGGCCGGACTCGCTCGTGTATTCGCAGGAGTAGGCGCGCACCGAGCGGTTGCGGGAAGGGTCGGGATTGTAGGTGTGCAGCCGCCAGCAGCCGTCCCGGGTTTCCATGAGGTCGGCGGTTCCCCCATTGGCCGTTTCGTAGCGGCAGACCCGGGCCCTGTCGGCCAGCTGGCCCTGCTTCACGATACCCAGGGGCGGAATGAACAGGAGCCGGATGTCTTTCAGCAGGTTTTCGGCAAAGTGCGGGCTGTCAAAGGGCGGCAGCGCCCGCACGACCTGGATCCCTCCCCTGCTGTCGGCCCGGGCCTCAAAGAGGGTCAGGCCTTCCACCGTGGTCAGGGCGGACTGAATGCTCTGGCCGTGCAGAATCACGATGCCGATGACCGAACCGCCGCCAATGCCGCTGGCCAATCGGAAACGGATGGCGTGCACATACTGCCAGTCGCCCTGGGGGAAAAAATCATTGCAGGTGAGCGGCGCGGAAACAGGCTGCAGAGGCGCGAGCGCCGGCGGGCGCCGGGGCTCCCGGGCGCAGGCGGCCAGCACGAGCAGGCAGGACAGCAGCACAAGACGCTTCATGGTCTGGTGAACAGATGTTCGTCGAGCTGACGGTTCAGCACGGCGTCCGAAAAGGTGATTTTGGTGTAGGCGTCCTGGCCCTCGTTGATAATCACGGAGTCGAGCAGCCCCTCGCTGCCGGAAAGGTGCAGCTCGATACTGCTGATAATCGCGGCCAGGCCCTTTTCCCGGGGCCGCAGGATGATGCGTTTCCGGTCAGGAAATTCGGCGCTGAAGGCCGGGTTCTCGGTGAAACGGCCGGCCAGCCAGTTGGTGATTTCCTCCAGGGCCAGATTCATCGCATCCAGGGAGGCGCCTTTCTCTTCGACCAGCTTGCCATCGTGGTCCACCAGCTTTCTGATGTCGCTGCCGTGCACCAAGAGCAGGGTGTGCAGGGGATAGAGGTATTCCCACCTGAGGGAGCGCGGGGCCTGGAAGGCAAAAACGCCGCGGGCCGAGATCGGCTGGGCCAGAATCTTCAGGTGTTTTTCCTGAAAAAAATTCGCCTGTACCGAGCGCAGCGAGACTTTCGGCGCTTCCTGCGGGGCCTGGGCCGCGCCAAGCGGAGCCGCGCCCACGATGCCCAGCAGGAAGAGCAGCGGGAAAAGCGCTGCCTTCATATCATGCCCCCATTCACGGAAAGCACCTGCCCGGTCATGTAGGAAGCGGCCTCGGAGCAGAGGAAGGCCACCACGGCGGCCACCTCTTCCGGCTGGCCTATGCGGGCCATGGGAATGAGCTGTTTGATGTGTTCCTTGGGCGCGTTCTGGATCATGTCGGTTGCAATGAGCCCGGGCGCGACCACGTTGACGCGGATGCCCAGCCGCGCCACCTCGGCGGCCAGCGAGCGGCTGGCCGCGTTCAGCCCGGCCTTGGCCGCGGCATAGTTGCTCTGGCCGCGATTGGGCACCAGCGCGGCGGCCGAGGAAATCGACACCACGGAACCCGACTTCTGCCGGGCCATCTGCTCGATGGCGGGCCGGGTCAGGTTATAAAAGCCGTCCAGGGTGGTGGCAATGACCCGGTGCCAGTTGTCGGAGGACATGGTCATGAAGAGCCCATCCGCAATCAGGCCCGCATTGTTGACCAGAATGTCGAGCCGGCCGTGCCGGTCGACGAGATCGGCAACGGCTGCGGCGGAGGCTTCGGCGTCGCGCACGTCAAAGGGGTAGAGCGCACCGCTGCCGCCGGCCGCTGCAACCGCCTGAAGCGTCTCTTCGGCACGGGCGCGGCTCTTGTTGTAGTTGATGCCCACAAAGGCGCCGCCAGCGGCCAGGGCCACACTGACGGCCCGGCCGATGCCGCCCGAGGCCCCGCTGACCAGGGCGATTTTCTTCGTTTCTTCCTGCATTTATCCTGCTTCCTGCGGCTGATAGAGCTGCAAAAGGACCTCAGCCACCCTTGCCCCTCCGGCAAAAAGGGTGGCTGCCACTTCCTGAAATCCGCCGTAATTGATCGTCTTCCGGGCCTCCGCCCGGATGCGCGTGCCAAAAGGCAGGACAGAGGCGACAAGCCGGCTCTTCTTGATGGCCACGATCCAGCCGGTCTGGGTCGAATCCAGGCCCTTGGCCCGGATGCGCTGCCAACTGCAGCACACACCCGCGGTCTGGGCCGCGATTTCGATGAGCAGCAGCGCCTCCACGCCGGCTTCGCCTGCCAGCGGCCAGGTGGGCTGCACCACGCTTTCCGTGGCCGCACTGAGGGCATCGCCCCGCAGCACCCGATCCAGCAGCAGCATGGGACGGCGCTGGGGCAACAGCGCCTCCAGCGGCAATTCGGTCAGATTCGGGATATGGGAGCCGGTTTCGGACATGCTGTGGTGAACGGGATCAAATGGCCAAAAATTCGTACCGATGCCTATATACTCCATGCCTGCCGAAAAGTAACGCCCCTTTTTCCCGCGGAGCGTGACAAGGCGACCGCTTTTGGTGTACAAAAGCCGGGTCGCTGCAAGCACGCGGCCGGACAGGGAATTTCTGCGGAACCACGGAAGGAAGTCATGGAAGACGAGCTGATGGAAGAACTGAAGGGCAAACTGATTGCCCTGTTGAATTTGCAGGATGTGCAGCCGGAAGATTTCGACCCGGACGCCCGGCTGGTAGGCGGCGATTTGGGCATTGACTCCATCGATGTTCTGGAGATGGTGGTCATGGTGGAAAAGGACTACGGCGTGACCATCAACAACCAGGAAATGGGGCAGCAGGTCTTTGCCAGCCTGAGGCAACTGGCCGACTACATCCGCCGGCACAGGGTGGCGGACCTGCCTTGAGCGGCAGCGGCATGCGAGTCCGCGTGATCGGCCTGGGCCTGATCAGCGCGCTGGGCGATGGCCCCAGGGCGAGCGAAGCGGCCCTGCGCGCGGGCCGGCCCCATCTGGGCCGGGTCAGGCTCTTTCCCCTGGCGCGGGGCGCCAGCCTGCCCGTCGGCGAGGCGGATTTTCCGGACGACGCCGCAAACCCGCTGCCGCGCTGCCACCAACTGGCCCTGCATGCGGCCAGGCAGGCGCTGGCCGGCAGCGGCCCGGCTCCGGATGCCGTGGTGCTGGGCACCACCACCGGCGGCATGCTGACAACCGAGCGGTTTCTGGCCGCCCACGAAGCACGGCCCGGGGCGAATCCGTATCACAGCCTGCACACGGTGACCGCCGCGGTGGCCGAACTGGCCGGATGCAGGGGGCCGGCGCTCACGGTGTCCACGGCCTGCTCCTCGGGGGCCCTGGCCCTGGCCCTGGCCCTGCGTCTTTTGAGAAGCGGCCGGGCCAGGCGCGTGCTGGCGGGCGGCGTGGACAGCCTCTGCCGGCTCACCTATTTTGGCTTTCATGCCCTGCAGCTGGTGGACGCGGACAGGCCCAAGCCTTTCGACCGGCGCCGCGGCGGCATGGCCGTGGCCGAGGGCGCGGCCTTTCTGCTGCTGACCAGCGGCCGGGAAGGCAGGAGCCTGGCCGAGCTGGCAGGCGCAGGCCTGTCCTGCGACGCCTTTCACGAGACCAGGCCCCATCCGGAAGGCGAAGGCGCACTGGCCGCCATGCAGGACGCCCTGGACGACGCCGGCCTGCAGCCGGAAGCCATCGATTATATCAGCCTGCACGGCACCGCAACCGTGGACAATGACCGGGCCGAGGCCCGGGCCCTGCACCGTCTCCTGGGCCCCCTGGTCCAGGGACCGCCGCTTGCCTCCATCAAGGGCGCGTGTGGCCACAGTCTGGCCGCAGCCGGCGCCCTCTCGGCCGCTGTCGGCGCCCTGGCCCTGCAGCACGGTTTTGTGCCGGCAAATACCGGCTTTGCCGAGGCAGACCCCGAACTGGCTTTCGTCCCGCAAATCGGAGCCGAGCCCCGGAGGCTGCGCGCGGCGCTTGTCAATGCCTTTGGCTTTGGCGGCAACAACGGCGCCCTGGTGCTGACAGCTCCGGAGGCCTTCCCGCCCCGTCCGGCAGACCGTCCCGGTCTGCCGCTGACCATCAGGGCCGTGGCCTGCCTCTCCGGCGCGGGCGACCTGAACGCGAGTCTGGCCCGCCTGGACAGCGGCCGGGGCTGCGCCGGGCTGGTGGATGAAAAGAGCGCCTTTATGAATTTGCCGCCCCGGCAGATTCGCCGCCTGAAACGACTGGCCCGGCTGGGTCTGGCCCTGAGTCTGGCTGCCCGGCCTGCCGCCGCCCGGACGCAGGAGGCCGCGGTCTTTTTCGGCACCGGCTGGGGCGCCCTGTCGGAAACCGCGGATTTCCTGGGCAAGCTCCAGGCCAGCCAGCAGCAGTTTGCAAGCCCTACGGACTTTGTCGGCTCGGTGCACAACGCGCCGGCCAGCCAGATTGCCCTGCTTCTGGGCGCCAGGGGCCCCAATATAACCACGAGCGGCGGCAGCCGCTCCTTTGCCGAGGCCGCCTTTGCGGCCACCCTGCTGGCCGGCCGGCATGAGGGCTGGGCCCTGCTGGCCGGTGCGGACGAGTATCATGCGCAGTGGTCGCCCATGCTGGATGCCGGAATCGACAGCAAGGCGGGCGCAGAAGGCGGCGGCGCGCTCTGGCTGGGGCATGCGGGGGATGACGCGCTGGCCCTGCTGCGCCACTGCGAACTGTATGGCGACAGCAGCGCCCTGCCCGCTTTGCTGGCGGATCTGGGCGGCGCTGCGGCGGTGCAGAACCGCGTGGGCCTGATTCTGGCCGACACGCCGGACATGGCGGCAGAGGCCCAGCTTGCCGAACTGAAGGCGCTGCTGCCAATCGTCCCGGTCTGGGCATTCCGGGAGCATCTGGGCCGCTTCGCCTCCGCTGCCGCGCTGGCAGCGGCCCTGGCCGTGGCCTTTCTCCACCGTGGTCATGCGCCGGCGCTGACCACCGGCAGCGCGCAAAACCTGCCGCTTGCCGGCAGGTCGGCACTCCTCGTGGGTTTGGGTCACACGCTGAGCGCCATGGAATTTGCCCGGCCATGAGGGTTCTGCTCATCTCGCCCAACACGCTGACCGTGCCCTATCCGGTCTATCCCCTGGGGCTGGACTACGTGGCCGGTTCCATCGGCCCTGAACACGAGCTGGCGCGCTTTGATCTGAACTGCGCTTCCCTGGACGAGCTGGCCCGGCTGATCGCGGATTTCTCTCCCGAAGTCATTGGGCTGGCCTGCCGCAATATCGACAACACCGAGGCCGGAGCGCCCAAATATTTTCTGGAGCAGTTGCACGAGCTGGTCCTGTGGCTGCGGGCGCGCTGCCAGGCGGTGATCGTGTGCGGCGGCAGCGGCTTCACCATCATGCCCGAGGCCGTGCTTGCGGCCCTGGAAGCGGATTTCGGCATCATCGGCGAGGGCGAACGCTTTGGCCTCCTGGTGGAGGCCCTGGCCTGCGGCGACGACCCCGCAGCCCTGCCGGGCGTGCTGCGGCCCAACGGCCCGGTGCGGATCCCGCCGCCGTGGCCGGGTCTGCGGCAGCGCCGCATGGCCCCGCTGCCGCAGGTTGCCTTTTACGCGCAGCAGCATGGCGGCATGCTGAATCTGCAAACCAAGCGCGGCTGCTCCTTTCGCTGCGTCTACTGCCCCTACCCGCACATCGAGGGCCGCAGCCACCGGCTCATCCCCCCGGAAAGCGTGGCGCAGACAGCGCTCGAACTGGAAGCGGCCGGAGCGCGTTACATCTTCATCACCGACTCGGCCTTCAATTCCCACCCGGGTCACAGCAGGGCCGTGGCCAGGGCCTTCAGGGCAAGCGGACTGCGGATTCCCTGGGGTGCGTTCTTTGCGCCGCTTGCGCCCGAAAGCGGCTACTTCGCCCTCATGGCCGAAGCCGGCTGCAAGCACGTGGAATTCGGCACCGAGTCGATGAGCGGCGCCATCCTCAGGAACTACCGCAAGCCCTTTCAGCCGGCCGATGTTTTTGCGGCGCACCGGGCAGCCCGGGCAGCGGGCCTGCATGTGGCCCACTATTTTCTTTTGGGCGGGCCCGGAGAAAACGCGGCCACGGTGCAGGAAAGCCTGACTGCGATCGAAGAGCTGACAGGCGCGGCTTTTTTCTTTTTTATCGGCATCCGCATCTATCCGGGCACGGAAATCTGCGAAATGGCGATCCAGCGCGGGCAAATCACGGCAGACACCGATCTGAGGCAGCCGGTGTTTTACAAAAACAGCGCCATCACCCGGGATGAGATGGAAGCCCTGGTTGTGCGCCAGGCACGGGGCCGCCTGAACTGGCTGGTGGGTGCGGGCGTCGATCAGGTGGCGGCCCTGGTGGCCCGGATGCATGCCAAAGGCATGGTCGGGCCGCTCTGGGAGTATTTGGCAAGGTGAGGCAAGTCAGGTATAATCAAGTCCCCCCTGCAACAAAAAAATGGAGTGTCTTATAAGTTGGACTTTTCATAACTGGACAGAGGGGGTGAAGATGAAACTTGAAAAAATCCATCTGGAAAACTTCAAGACTTTCAAGGAGATGACCATCAAAGACCTGCCGGCCCTTTGCGTATTTGTGGGCGCAAACGGGGCAGGGAAAAGCACGCTTTTTGATGTCTTTTCCTTTCTCAAGGATTGCCT
This region includes:
- a CDS encoding B12-binding domain-containing radical SAM protein: MRFTLIYPKWHKLGRQTEFHLPPHGPVVFAAALPDYVDVTFIDENLEAIDFDAATDFVGISMMLTVQVQRGWAIADEYRKRGVRVMFGGIATMLHAEECMAHGTVFLGEAEGRMEEVLADFRKGALKPVYNHLDQQPDIALVGTARRDLLKRDLYNYRGVQMVDLVHASRGCRFHCYPCAVAYLGGRRFRPRPIDKAIAEMAAIDNNRLFIVDNSLAQSTEWELDLFREMIPLKKKWCSHPIEDKPEVLDLAARAGAWYVYQAVFDTSDYIRERIRRYHDHGIGVEGTILLGLDNHDEDFIKRLIDFLLEIDLDLAEFTVLTPFPHTRAFDELHRQGRILTYDWSRYTADQVVYQPKHMSAERLQELLDYAWTSFYADEPQNMKMARLFARVVQKEMADHTFRPRSRRLRDQHFGRGETA
- a CDS encoding outer membrane lipoprotein carrier protein LolA codes for the protein MKAALFPLLFLLGIVGAAPLGAAQAPQEAPKVSLRSVQANFFQEKHLKILAQPISARGVFAFQAPRSLRWEYLYPLHTLLLVHGSDIRKLVDHDGKLVEEKGASLDAMNLALEEITNWLAGRFTENPAFSAEFPDRKRIILRPREKGLAAIISSIELHLSGSEGLLDSVIINEGQDAYTKITFSDAVLNRQLDEHLFTRP
- the fabG gene encoding 3-oxoacyl-ACP reductase FabG codes for the protein MQEETKKIALVSGASGGIGRAVSVALAAGGAFVGINYNKSRARAEETLQAVAAAGGSGALYPFDVRDAEASAAAVADLVDRHGRLDILVNNAGLIADGLFMTMSSDNWHRVIATTLDGFYNLTRPAIEQMARQKSGSVVSISSAAALVPNRGQSNYAAAKAGLNAASRSLAAEVARLGIRVNVVAPGLIATDMIQNAPKEHIKQLIPMARIGQPEEVAAVVAFLCSEAASYMTGQVLSVNGGMI
- a CDS encoding phosphopantetheine-binding protein encodes the protein MEDELMEELKGKLIALLNLQDVQPEDFDPDARLVGGDLGIDSIDVLEMVVMVEKDYGVTINNQEMGQQVFASLRQLADYIRRHRVADLP
- a CDS encoding beta-ketoacyl synthase N-terminal-like domain-containing protein, with amino-acid sequence MRVRVIGLGLISALGDGPRASEAALRAGRPHLGRVRLFPLARGASLPVGEADFPDDAANPLPRCHQLALHAARQALAGSGPAPDAVVLGTTTGGMLTTERFLAAHEARPGANPYHSLHTVTAAVAELAGCRGPALTVSTACSSGALALALALRLLRSGRARRVLAGGVDSLCRLTYFGFHALQLVDADRPKPFDRRRGGMAVAEGAAFLLLTSGREGRSLAELAGAGLSCDAFHETRPHPEGEGALAAMQDALDDAGLQPEAIDYISLHGTATVDNDRAEARALHRLLGPLVQGPPLASIKGACGHSLAAAGALSAAVGALALQHGFVPANTGFAEADPELAFVPQIGAEPRRLRAALVNAFGFGGNNGALVLTAPEAFPPRPADRPGLPLTIRAVACLSGAGDLNASLARLDSGRGCAGLVDEKSAFMNLPPRQIRRLKRLARLGLALSLAARPAAARTQEAAVFFGTGWGALSETADFLGKLQASQQQFASPTDFVGSVHNAPASQIALLLGARGPNITTSGGSRSFAEAAFAATLLAGRHEGWALLAGADEYHAQWSPMLDAGIDSKAGAEGGGALWLGHAGDDALALLRHCELYGDSSALPALLADLGGAAAVQNRVGLILADTPDMAAEAQLAELKALLPIVPVWAFREHLGRFASAAALAAALAVAFLHRGHAPALTTGSAQNLPLAGRSALLVGLGHTLSAMEFARP
- a CDS encoding B12-binding domain-containing radical SAM protein; this translates as MRVLLISPNTLTVPYPVYPLGLDYVAGSIGPEHELARFDLNCASLDELARLIADFSPEVIGLACRNIDNTEAGAPKYFLEQLHELVLWLRARCQAVIVCGGSGFTIMPEAVLAALEADFGIIGEGERFGLLVEALACGDDPAALPGVLRPNGPVRIPPPWPGLRQRRMAPLPQVAFYAQQHGGMLNLQTKRGCSFRCVYCPYPHIEGRSHRLIPPESVAQTALELEAAGARYIFITDSAFNSHPGHSRAVARAFRASGLRIPWGAFFAPLAPESGYFALMAEAGCKHVEFGTESMSGAILRNYRKPFQPADVFAAHRAARAAGLHVAHYFLLGGPGENAATVQESLTAIEELTGAAFFFFIGIRIYPGTEICEMAIQRGQITADTDLRQPVFYKNSAITRDEMEALVVRQARGRLNWLVGAGVDQVAALVARMHAKGMVGPLWEYLAR